The following nucleotide sequence is from Methanobacterium sp. Maddingley MBC34.
GCAGGCACATTTGTTTTTCAGTTCCTTGGTGAGTTCTTTAATGTCAATATCGTGTTCATCTATTCCCTCCACGATTGTCATCAGTTTTCCGAATCTTCTTCTCACCGTGAATACTTTAACACTCTGTATCTCTCGAGCTATTTCCTCACAGACGCAGAGTTCCTCTGGTAGACCACAAACATCGCAGACTTTCATCGATTTTAGTTCTCCTTATTTTTTTCGTTAATTATGGTTTTGACACGTGCTATGGTTCTTTTAAGTTCCTTGATCTTCCCCGGGTTTTCGTAAATCCCCGCGGCAGCGCTCTTGGAAATGTGACTGGCATGTTCTGCCTGAAGTTCTTCCAGTTTTTTCTGGATTTCCTCCATTCCCATTTCACGTATCTCTTTACTCCTTAATATAACCATATTTATACATCCTTTTATAATTTATGATGATTTCTAAGGATTAAATCCTTTTAGGATTTCTCCACTTTTTCCTTGATTTCGGAAGCTTTTTTGGTGACTTCAGCCACTTTATCTGAGGCTTTTTTCTTAGCTTTGGTAGCTTTCTCTTTCACTTCTTCAGCTTTCTCCTCAACAGCTTCTTTAACCTCAGTAGCTTTTTCCACTACTTCTTCGGCCTTCTCTTCAGCTGTTTCTTTAGCTTCAGTAGCTTTGTCTTTGACCTCAGTAGCTTTTTCCACTACTTCTTCAGTTTTTTCTT
It contains:
- a CDS encoding translation initiation factor SUI1 (PFAM: Translation initiation factor SUI1~TIGRFAM: translation initation factor SUI1, putative, prokaryotic) codes for the protein MKVCDVCGLPEELCVCEEIAREIQSVKVFTVRRRFGKLMTIVEGIDEHDIDIKELTKELKNKCACGGTAKKGQIELQGDHKRRVKEVLAGMGFSSDDIQVR
- a CDS encoding ribosomal protein L29 (PFAM: Ribosomal L29 protein~TIGRFAM: ribosomal protein L29) — protein: MVILRSKEIREMGMEEIQKKLEELQAEHASHISKSAAAGIYENPGKIKELKRTIARVKTIINEKNKEN